One Elaeis guineensis isolate ETL-2024a chromosome 10, EG11, whole genome shotgun sequence genomic window carries:
- the LOC105037165 gene encoding NADH dehydrogenase [ubiquinone] flavoprotein 1, mitochondrial produces the protein MSAAKKAAEVATKATARSMMARLLVADEGIGAKLGRGAVKNFFCPPRAQLCHHFNGGRFNSVYRSFSTQAATTASTPQPPSPPPPPEKTHFGGLKDEDRIFTNLYGLHDPFLKGAMKRGDWYRTKDLVLKGSDWIVNEMKKSGLRGRGGAGFPSGLKWSFMPKVSDGRPSYLVVNADESEPGTCKDREIMRHDPHKLLEGCLIAGVGMRATAAYIYIRGEYVNERLTLEKARKEAYQAGLLGKNACGSGYNFDVHIHYGAGAYICGEETALLESLEGKQGKPRLKPPFPANAGLYGCPTTVTNVETVAVSPTILRRGPEWFASFGRKNNSGTKLFCISGHVNKPCTVEEEMSIPLKELIERHCGGVRGGWNNLLAVIPGGSSVPLLPKHICDDVLMDYDALKAVQSGLGTAAVIVMDKSTDVVDAIARLSYFYKHESCGQCTPCREGTGWLWMIMERLKVGNAKLEEIDMLQEVTKQIEGHTICALGDAAAWPVQGLIRHFRPELERRIRDRADKELLEAAAA, from the exons ATGAGCGCGGCGAAGAAGGCGGCGGAGGTGGCCACGAAGGCCACCGCCAGATCGATGATGGCGAGGCTCCTCGTCGCCGATGAGGGCATCGGAGCCAAGCTAGGCCGG GGAGCCGTCAAGAACTTCTTTTGTCCACCAAGGGCACAACTGTGTCATCATTTCAATGGTGGGAGGTTTAATTCTGTTTATAGGTCATTTAGCACCCAGGCTGCGACAACAGCAAGTACACCACAGCCTCCCTCACCTCCTCCACCTCCAGAGAAGACCCACTTCGGTGGTCTTAAAGATGAAGATCGTATTTTTACCAACCTTTATGGTTTGCATGACCCATTCCTTAAAGGTGCGATGAAGCGGGGGGACTGGTATAGAACCAAAGACTTGGTGCTCAAGGGCTCTGATTGGATTGTCAATGAAATGAAGAAGTCTGGTCTTCGAGGCCGTGGAGGGGCTGGTTTTCCATCTGGCCTCAAGTGGTCCTTCATGCCAAAGGTATCTGATGGCCGTCCTTCATATCTTGTTGTTAATGCTGATGAGAGTGAACCTGGTACATGTAAAGATAGAGAAATCATGCGCCATGACCCCCACAAACTACTTGAAGGGTGCCTGATTGCAGGAGTTGGCATGCGGGCTACTGCTGCTTACATCTACATAAGAGGTGAGTATGTAAATGAACGTTTAACTCTTGAGAAGGCAAGAAAGGAAGCATATCAAGCTGGACTGTTGGGGAAGAATGCATGTGGATCAGGTTATAATTTTGATGTTCATATTCACTACGGTGCTGGTGCCTACATCTGTGGGGAAGAGACCGCTCTATTGGAAAGCCTTGAAGGGAAACAAGGGAAACCGAGACTCAAGCCTCCTTTCCCAGCTAATGCAGGCTTATATGGCTGTCCAACAACTGTTACCAATGTGGAAACGGTGGCTGTATCTCCCACGATTCTAAGGCGAGGACCAGAATGGTTCGCGAGCTTTGGCCGGAAAAACAACTCGGGGACAAAGCTGTTCTGTATCTCAGGCCATGTAAACAAACCTTGCACTGTGGAAGAGGAGATGAGCATACCATTGAAAGAGCTGATAGAGAGGCATTGTGGTGGTGTCAGAGGAGGGTGGAATAACTTGTTGGCGGTTATACCAGGTGGATCCTCTGTACCTCTCCTACCTAAGCACATATGTGATGATGTCTTGATGGACTATGATGCGCTTAAGGCTGTCCAGTCTGGATTGGGCACAGCAGCAGTGATCGTGATGGACAAATCTACTGATGTGGTGGATGCGATAGCTAGGCTGTCGTACTTCTACAAGCATGAGAGCTGTGGTCAGTGCACACCATGCAGGGAGGGGACAGGGTGGCTCTGGATGATCATGGAGAGGCTTAAGGTGGGGAATGCGAAGCTGGAGGAGATCGATATGCTTCAGGAGGTCACGAAGCAGATCGAAGGGCATACAATCTGTGCATTGGGGGATGCTGCTGCTTGGCCAGTCCAAGGGCTGATCAGGCATTTCAGGCCAGAACTAGAAAGAAGGATTCGGGATCGAGCAGACAAGGAGCTGCTGGAGGCCGCAGCTGCTTGA